A stretch of the Lolium perenne isolate Kyuss_39 chromosome 3, Kyuss_2.0, whole genome shotgun sequence genome encodes the following:
- the LOC127339653 gene encoding F-box protein At1g67340-like, whose product MPPVVVDGEHDPGRTRTAGDHVASLGDLPDDIVAAVLADVAADADRPGDLLSVFMTCKKFYSLGWSPIVIKSASPGALSISAKSWCPGAKISCSAVRKPGASMHLSCWAWLASSFIQRFFYSLLTFLFVLILFYCLKLRDDGIAKITSAASKGHTDATYSLAVILFNGRGGAEESRDIPAAVALCQQAASNGHLIALRELGFCMHDGYDICQDMQEGHRLVDLAKSLEMAEALDRNGSLLGPVRHGKGGAPHIYR is encoded by the exons ATGCCGCCGGTCGTCGTGGACGGAGAGCACGATCCAGGGCGCACCAGGACAGCCGGAGACCACGTCGCCAGCCTGGGCGACCTacctgatgatattgttgcagctGTCCTAGCCGATGTAGCCGCCGACGCCGACCGTCCCGGTGATCTTCTCTCCGTTTTCATGAC GTGCAAGAAGTTTTATTCGCTGGGTTGGTCTCCAATCGTCATCAAGAGTGCATCTCCTGGAGCCCTTTCAATCTCTGCGAAATCATGGTGCCCTGGAGCAAAAATTTCTTGCAGCGCTGTGCGGAAGCCGGGAGCATCGATGCATCTTTCATGCTGGGCATGGTTAGCCAGCTCGTTTATTCAGAGATTTTTCTACTCGCTCCTTACTTTTTTATTCGTGCTG ATACTTTTCTACTGCCTCAAGCTACGAGATGATGGCATTGCAAAGATAACATCTGCTGCTTCCAAGGGCCACACGGACGCAACGTACTCGTTGGCAGTCATCCTCTTCAACGGTAGGGGTGGTGCCGAAGAAAGCCGCGACATCCCCGCCGCGGTGGCGTTGTGTCAACAGGCGGCATCTAATGGTCACTTGATCGCATTACGCGAGCTAGGGTTTTGCATGCACGACGGGTACGACATTTGCCAGGACATGCAAGAAGGGCACCGCCTTGTTGACCTAGCAAAAAGCCTCGAGATGGCAGAAGCGCTCGATCGGAACGGATCGCTTCTTGGACCAGTGCGCCACGGAAAGGGAGGTGCGCCGCACATATATCGCTAA